TCTCGACGTGGATCCGCAGACCTATGAGGTGCGGGTGGACGGCGAGGTCGTGACCTGCGATCCCGTGGACTCCGTGCCTCTGGGCCAGCGGTACTTCCTGTTCTGACACCTGTTCCGGACCGGCCCCGGAGAAAGAGACGACCATGATCGTGACCAGCATCCTCGGCAACATCCATGACGAGGACCACCCCTTCCCGGCCGGCCACCGCGAGAAGGTCACCCTTCCCGTGGCGGACCTGGCCAAGCGGATTCAGCGCGTGACCAGTGACCACGGCCGCGAGCTCGGCATCCGGCTGCCGGCCGGCTCACCCGATCTGCGCGACGGCGACGTGCTGTTCGCGGAGGAGGGCAACGCCGTCGTGGTGGCCGTGGAGGCCAGCGACGTGCTGGTGATCGCGCCGCGGAGCATCGGGGAGGCGCTGTTCACGGCCCACTCGCTCGGCAACCGCCACCTGCAGGCGCAGTTCTTCGGGCCGGACTCGGACTATGCCGCCGACGTCATGGTGTGCCAGTACGACCACACCGTGGAGGACTTCCTGAACCACCATCACGTGCCGTACAGCCGTCAGGAACTGGTCATGGCCGTGCCGTTCCGGCACGCGGAGCACACCCACTGATGAGCCGTCCGGCCCCCAGCCTCGCGGCGCTCCTTCAGCTCACCGACTCGGCCCTGCCGACCGGTGCGTTCAGCCATTCCTTCGGCCTGGAACCGTACTTGGACAGTGGCGAGGTGACGGACGAGCACACCCTGCTGGCCTGGCTGGAGGGATACCTCAGCACCCAGCTGACGTTCACGGACGCCATCGCGGTGCGCCGGGCCTGCCGGTTGGCGGCAGGGCTGGGTGATCACCCCGGCGGAGCGGCTCTTGACGGTCTTCAGGACCTCGACGCAGAACTCGGCGCGCTGCTCATCCCGCGTCAGCTCCGGGAGGCGAGCCTGCGGATGGGCCGCCGCCTGCTGGAGATCGCCCGCGAGTCGTTCCCCTCGCCGGCCGTGGAGGCCTACGCCGACGCGGTGGCTGCGGGCGACTGTCAGGGTCATTTCGTCCTGGCGTTCGCCCTCGCTGCTCACGGGCTCGGGTTCGACGAGGGCACCGTCGTGGAGGCGCACCTTTCGGCGGCGCTGACCTCCCTCGCCTACAACGCCGTGCGGGCCATCCCGCTGGGCCAGCTCTCCGGGCAACGCGTCCTGGCGGGCGTGCGCGCCCGGGTGCCCGCCGCCGTCGAACGGTCCAGGACCGCCGACGAGCGGCACTTCGGCGCCGCGGCGCCCGCCCTTGAAATCCATCAGATGCGGCACGAGCACCAGCGTGCGCGCATGTTCGCCAGTTGAGGAGCAGACCATGAACGATCCCGTCATCATCGGCATCGGCGGCCCCGTGGGCGCCGGGAAGACCCAGTTGGTGGAGCGCGTGACCCGTGCGCTCATCGACGACTTCTCCATGGCCGCCATCACGAACGACATCTACACGATCGAGGACGCCAAGATCCTGGC
This portion of the Arthrobacter woluwensis genome encodes:
- the ureE gene encoding urease accessory protein UreE → MIVTSILGNIHDEDHPFPAGHREKVTLPVADLAKRIQRVTSDHGRELGIRLPAGSPDLRDGDVLFAEEGNAVVVAVEASDVLVIAPRSIGEALFTAHSLGNRHLQAQFFGPDSDYAADVMVCQYDHTVEDFLNHHHVPYSRQELVMAVPFRHAEHTH
- a CDS encoding urease accessory protein UreF; its protein translation is MSRPAPSLAALLQLTDSALPTGAFSHSFGLEPYLDSGEVTDEHTLLAWLEGYLSTQLTFTDAIAVRRACRLAAGLGDHPGGAALDGLQDLDAELGALLIPRQLREASLRMGRRLLEIARESFPSPAVEAYADAVAAGDCQGHFVLAFALAAHGLGFDEGTVVEAHLSAALTSLAYNAVRAIPLGQLSGQRVLAGVRARVPAAVERSRTADERHFGAAAPALEIHQMRHEHQRARMFAS